A stretch of DNA from Paenibacillus albus:
GGTCAAGTCGTTGCTGCTCCAGACGATTGAGGATGCATACAAACGGCTGATTGCGCCCTCTATTGAGCGTGAGGTGCGCGGGGAGCTGACGGAGAAAGCAGAGGAGCATGCAATTAGCATCTTCTCCGCGAATTTGCGCAACCTGCTGCTGCAGCCGCCGGTTCGCGGCAACGTCGTGCTTGGTGTAGACCCGGCGTTCCGTACAGGCTGTAAGCTGGCGGTAATTGACGAGACAGGCAAGCTGCTGGAAGTAGCCGTTTCCTATCCAACGCCGCCGAACAACAAGGTGGCTGAAGCGGAAAAGCTGATTAACGGCCTTATTGACCGTTACAGAGTCGAGCTCATCGTCATCGGCAACGGTACTGCGTCACGCGAGACGGAGCAGTTCATCGCCGAGCTGATTAAAGGACGCAAATCAAGAGGAGCGCAAGGCGCTGCCGGGCTAAAATATATTATCGTGAACGAAGCGGGAGCAAGCGTCTATTCGGCGTCGAAGCTCGCTGCCGAGGAGTTCCCGAAGCTAGACGTTGCAGAACGCAGCGCCGTGTCGATCGCTCGCCGCTTGCAGGATCCGCTTGCCGAGCTCGTCAAGATCGAGCCGAAGGCCATCGGCGTCGGTCAATATCAGCATGACGTCAGCCAGAAGCGGTTGGAAGAATCGCTGGGTGGCGTCGTCGAGTCGGCCGTTAACCATGTCGGCGTCGACGTTAATACGGCATCGCCGTCATTGCTTTCTTATGTCGCGGGCATTAACGCGACAACAGCGAAGAACATCGTGAAATACCGCGATGAGAACGGCAAATTCAGCGACCGCAAGACTCTTTCGAAGGTTCCGCGCCTCGGCGCGAAGACGTACGAGCAGTGCATCGGCTTCATTCGGATCCCGGAGAGCAGCAATCCGCTCGATCGGACGCCGATTCACCCCGAATCGTATTCCGTTGTCGACAAGCTGTGCGGCTTGATCGGCGTCAAGCTGACCGCGCTTGGCACAGATGCCTTCCGTTCCGCGCTGGAAACGATTCAGACGGAGCAGATCGCAGCACAGCTTGGCGTTGGCGTACCGACGCTGCGCGACATTATCGACAGCTTGCTTCGCCCGGGCAGAGACCCTCGTGAAGAGCTGCCTGCGCCGATTTTTCACACCGATGTGCTGAGCATCGAGGACTTGACACCGGGCATGGAGCTGCACGGAACAGTGCGCAATGTAATTGACTTCGGAGCCTTCGTCGATATCGGTATCAAGAACGACGGGCTTGTCCATATCTCGCAGCTGAGCAACAGATTCGTGAAGCATCCGATGGATGTCGTATCCGTCGGCGACACGGTAACCGTCTGGGTGCTGAGCGTTGATCTGAAGAAGGGGCGGGTCAGCCTCACCATGCGCAAGCCAGAATAATCGGCAGTTATATCTGCACATAAAAAGGGTGTTATCTTCTAGCAGTCACTTGTAAAGCAAAGTCACTGCAAAGATAGCACCCTTTTTCACTCTTATAAGCTTGCAGAATCATCATCAGGACGTCCGCTAGTACGATAGAAGTACCAGCAGTCGTTCAAGAGACGAATTTGCCGGCGGTCCTTCTTCAAGAAAGCACGCATCAGTTGGTTGCAGAGCCATTGCGGCATAGCTTCGCCCTCCTTCCAGCTATCACTCGTTGTAATAACTAGCTTATGAGAGCGGGCGAATGTCCGTGCAGGTCCAATTACAAAAACATGCATTTCTCGCGAATTACGCCTTCTACATGTCGAGTTCTTCCTCGTACCATTGCTCCAGCTGCGCTTGCAAAGCACGGATTTCCGTAAGCAGCGAGATGAGCGGGTATGATTTCTCTTCGATGGAGGAGAAGTCCTTCTCAAGCGCATTCATGTAATCGAGTCCGGAATGAATCGTAATCGATTTGTCGTGCAGTTCAACGTCCGCACACTCCGCGATGGCGTAAGGAAGGACAGGCACCGCAGCAGCTGTCAGCTTGTCGATCTCTTTATGAAGGCGCAGATTAAGCGCACTTAGTTGATAGGCGTGCGAGGCAGGCATTTCGACGAAAGAGACGTCTTGTCCATTCTTCATCACGATATAACGCATTGCTGGCATATTGATTGTTCCCCCTATATTCTACTTTGATCAATCTGACCGATGAATACCTCTTGACAGTGTAGCGTATTCGTCCTTTAAAATTCAAGTATTACGCGTGAACTTTAATCAAGGAGAATCATTCGATGCAGGATCATCAGTTGCAGGAATGGGTGGAGCGGGTATCGCTGCAATCCTTCGGCATTCCTTTTCGCCACAAAGCTACATTTAACGGAAGATTGAAATCAACCGGAGGCCGTTATTTCACGAAGTCGCATAATATCGAGATTAGTCCGCATCAGCTCCGCAACTATGGGGAAGAGGAAACGGAGAAAATCATCAAGCATGAGCTATGCCATTATCATTTGCACATATTGAAGCGCGGATACCAGCATCGTGATGCAGACTTCAAACAGCTTCTTGCCAAAGTAGGAGGCACACGCTACTGCAAGTCTCTTCCGGCAGGGGAGAAGCGCAAGACTGAGCCATATCGGTTTAAGCTTGTGTGCCGCAGCTGTGGCATGGAATACTTGCGCAAACGCAAGGCAGATCCTAGGCGGTATGTGTGCGGAAGATGCCGCGGACAATTATTGCTTTATATGCTTGACTTCAAATCTCAGACGTGATAAATTATTTCTTGTCACTCAAACAATATTCCCTGATAGCTCAGTTGGTAGAGCACTCGACTGTTAATCGAGTTGTCACAGGTTCGAGTCCTGTTCGGGGAGCCAATTCTTTGGGGAAGTACCCAAGTGGCTCAAGGGGACCCTCTGCTAAGGGGTTAGACTGCGCAAGTGGTGCGAGGGTTCGAATCCCTCCTTCTCCGCCATTTTTACTAAGTGGCACCAAGCAATTATTCTTCAATCTTGACTAAGCTGCGAGATTGCAAGAGCAGCAAGGCCCGTTGGTCAAGTGGTTAAGACACCTCCCTTTCACGGAGGTAACAGGGGTTCGAGTCCCCTACGGGTCACCAATTTCATAATTTGATATGGATTTACAACATATCACTTCGCGGTCGTGGTGGAACGGCAGACACACCATCTTGAGGGGGTGGCGCTCACAAGGCGTGAGGGTTCAAATCCCTCCGACCGCACCAACCTTACATCTAACAACTCTTGAATATTCAAGGGTTTTTTTATTGTTCAGATTTAATATTGGATTATGCAGAGTGTAAGAAGCTTCTGGCTTGTAGGGTATAATAGGAACAAACGATAAATAAGAACGGTGGAGAGCGAAGTTGAAGGATATTCTTAATAAGTACTGTGTGAAGACATTCGGTGTATCGGGAGCTATAAAGGAAATTGGTTTAGTGAAGAAGGTTGCGGGCCGTACGATTCATGTGGATTGGGGCATGAAGGTATGGATTTATCAGAACAAAGATTTTCAGTGGATTCCGATCTCTAAGGAAGAGCTTGAGGCTAAGTACAGAAAACATAAGTTTACTGAAGAGGCGCTTAAACGAGCAGCAGCATTAGGCATCGAAGTGAACGATTAAACAACAGATTCCAGGTGTCGATTGCTTGTATAATAGCTGCGGGAATAGCAAAGGATATATACGTTTCACGCATCAAATGCATGAATAGGATCATCAATTAGTAGGGGGAATTATTGTTTGAAAAAAGTGCTTGCATTTTGTTTCCCGGCGGGATATAATAATTTTCGTTGCTTCGGACAAGCTGTCGAAACAAGTCGAAATTAGGCCCGTTGGTCAAGTGGTTAAGACACCTCCCTTTCACGGAGGTAACAGGGGTTCGAGTCCCCTACGGGTCACCATTTGCGAGTCATTAGCTCAGTTGGTAGAGCACCTGACTTTTAATCAGGGTGTCGTAGGTTCGAATCCTACATGACTCACTTTTATTTTCTTGATATGGACAATTACATATCACTTCGCGGTCGTGGTGGAACGGCAGACACACCATCTTGAGGGGGTGGCGCCTTATGGGCGTGAGGGTTCAAATCCCTCCGACCGCATTCCTAAAGTCAAGAACCTGGAATTCCTTTTAAAAAGGAGTTTCGGGTTTTTTATTATATTCATAAACAGATACATATCAGGAGTGGGAGTTATGATACACGCAGTTATAAACGGATTTATATTAGCATTTGGATTAATTCTGCCGCTTGGAGTACAAAATGTGTTTGTCTTCAATCAGGGAGCTGCGCATCGACAATTCCACCGTGTACTTCCGGTCGTCATCGCAGCAGCTCTATGCGATACGCTTCTCATCTCGCTCGCAGTATTCGGAGTATCTGCGATTGTGCTCGGAATCTTCTGGCTCAAGGCGCTGCTGCAAGGCGTGGGCATTCTCTTCTTGCTCTATATGGGCGGGGTGACTTGGCGCAGCAGTGGCGGCGGGCAAAGCAATAAGCCTGCGGAGCAGCTGGATACAAGGAGACAAGTGGCGTTCGCGTTGTCGGTGTCGCTGCTCAATCCGCATGCGATCCTCGACACCGTCGGCGTAATTGGGACGAATTCGCTCAGCTACTCGGGAGTGGAAAAGATCGCTTTTGCTCTTGTTTGTATCGCCGTGTCCTGGCTGTGGTTCACCGGTCTTGCGCTCGCTGGAAGGATGATTGGCAGCATGGATCAGTCGGGCCGAATATTATCGCTGCTGAACAAAGTATCTGCACTCGTTATTTGGGGAACCGCGGTCTATCTCGCAGTCTCGCTGCTGCAAGCGCAGCATTAATTTGTAGCAAGTTGACACATTATGTGATATATATAGTACATAAGTATGAATAGGGATAGTCTGGAAGTAGTTCCAAATACTAACGGGGGATTGTCGAGATGCCGGAGGATTCGAAGAAGGATGGTCGAATACTGGTGCTGGATGATGTTGCAACGACGATACTCAACAATGCACTGATTGATTATTATTTGGAGAAACGTAACTTTCATGCGATTCGGTGCCTTCAGGAGCAAGCGCAGCAGCAGGTGCACTGCTGCAGGGAAGTCATGATATGGGCGATGGACGATCAACATGGCGACTACTATATTCCCGAGCCAGCGATGCGGGAGCTGAAAACGCAGATCAATACGTTAGCTGCGACGCCTGGGGCAGTCTACATCGCAGATCCGTTTTACTTCATGGACATGATGCGCGAGAGGTTTGTGAAGAAGTATTTGGCAACCGAAGGGAACCTGTATCACTTTGTCCCGTATGATCAGTAGCAATGGAAGAAGAGAATCCTCTCTAAGTGCAGAGAGGATTTTTTGTACGTAATTTGGGCAAACAACATCCATATGTCCTGAACCAGAAAGGAAGTACTGACCTAGCGATGCTTAGAACAATAATAAGGAAGCTCTCCCCAGGCAAAATCATTATTTTGGCTTATATGCTCGGAATCATCGTCTTTACAATCCTGTTAAAACTACCTATTAGCCATAAGCCTGGGGTTAAACTGCACATCATTGATGCGCTGTTCACCGCTGCAAGCGCTGTAAGCGTCACGGGGCTGACGACGGTTCCGACAAGCGATACATTTACTACATTCGGCGCATTCGTACTGATGGCAGCCTTTCAATTCGGCGGCGTCGGCATTATGACACTCGGCAGCTTCTATTGGTTTCTGATGGGGCAGCACATCGGCTTGCTTGAGAGAAAGCTCATTATGATTGACCAGAACCGGAACCAATTGGCGGGACTTGTGCAGCTGATGAGGGTTGTCCTCATTCTGACCCTGGCGATTGAGCTAACGGGCACACTGCTGTTCGGGTTCTATTTCTATGTGACCGGCTTGACGGATTCGCTCCCGAATGCGTTATTCAACGGGATGTTCCACTCCGTGTCTGCATTTACGAATGCGGGCTTCGACTTGTTCGGCGACTCGCTCGCACGTTATTCGAAAGATTATTTTGTCCAGAGCTTCACCATGCTCTTGATTATTCTAGGAGCGATCGGCTTCCCGGTGATGGCGGAGCTGTGGGAGTTTGTTAGCCGTCGCCGCCGCAGAAACAGCACAAACAGACGCTTCCGCTTCTCATTGTTCACGAAGGTAACGCTGTCTGCCCATGTGATTCTGCTGCTCACTGGCGCCATCATCATCTGGCTGACGGAAGCAGGCCACTCGTTTGAACATATGCCGCTTCATCAGCAGCTGATGAATTCGTTGTTTACGTCCGTGTCCTCCCGCAGCGCGGGATTGACCACAGTTGATGTGTCGTCGCTTCATCATGCCTCGCTGCTGATCATCTCGGCGCTGATGTTCATCGGAGCGAGTCCTTCCAGCATGGGAGGGGGGATTCGGACGACGACAATCGCTATTATTGTACTTGTCATTCTAAGCTTCGCACGAGGAGAGCGGATGCCGAGGGCGTTCAATCGTTCAATCAGTATGGAGGATACCCTGAAGAGCTTCATCTTCTTCGCACTCGCCGTACTGCTTGTGTTGACGGGCATATTCGCCGTCTTCATGTCGGAGGCGCATCAATTTGACCTGTCTGCTGTCCTCTTCGAGGTGACGTCGGCATTCGGAACTTGCGGCATGTCGACAGGCATTACGGGTTCCCTTCATCTCGGAAGCAAAATCACGCTGATCATGCTCATGTTCATCGGCCGAATTGGGATGTACCTGTTCATCTCGCTGTTCAGCTCAGGCAAGAAGAAGCCGGATATCCGCTATCCGGAGGAGAAGCTTATTATCGGTTAATAGGAAGGCAAAATCGCAGTTTGAACGAGCGAAAGAACTCGCTTATAATACGCTTTAGTATGTGTTGTCATCATGAATGAAGGGGAGACGGAGTCAGTGAAATCATTGTATCATGTGCTTGGCGCGAAGCAGTTTGACCGGGAAGAGCTGGAGCAGCTGTTCAGCTCGGCGAAGGCGATGGAGGTTGTTGCAGGCGAGGGTGGAACGCAGCGCTTCCCAAACAAAATTATGAGCACGCTATTCTTCGAAGCGAGCACTCGTACCCGCTTCTCATTCGAATCGGCTATGCACCGCCTCGGCGGACGAGTCATCGGCACGGAGAATGCGAGCCAGTTCTCTTCGGCGATCAAAGGAGAGACGCTTGAAGATATGATCCGGATTATTGCCGGCTACAGCGACCTCATCGTCATGCGGCATACGGATATTGGCGCGGCGAAGCGTGCGGCTGCCGTATCAACGGTTCCAGTCATTAACGCAGGCGATGGTTCGGGCGAGCATCCGACGCAGGCACTGCTGGATCTCTATACGATAGAGAAGGAATTCGGAGGCATTGACGGCGCTCATATCGCGATGATCGGCGACTTGACCTATGGACGGACGGTCCATTCGCTGAGCTACCTGCTTGCGAATTATCGCAACGTACATATTTCGTTCATCTCTCCAGAAAATGTTCGCATTCCTTCCTATGTGAAGCAGTACTTGGAAGAGAAAGGCATCTCTTACGAAGAAACGTTGGATTTAGAAGGCATTGCTAAGACTGCGGATGTGTTTTATCAGACTCGGATTCAGAAGGAGCGTTTCCCGTCGCCGGAGGAGTATGCGAAGGCAGAGGGCAAATACATAATCGACCGCAATCTGCTGAATACGATGAAGGACAAAGCGATGATTCTTCATCCGCTGCCGCGCGCCGGCGAAATCCACCCGGACGTCGATCAAGATCCAAGGGCGGCTTACTTCAGACAAGCGGTGAATGGCTTGTATATTCGGATGGCGCTTATTGAGAAATGTTTTGAGTAAATTGAAGGTGCGGCAATTACATTAACTGAAAAAGCCTCAAGTCCAAGGCCAGCACAGCCGGTTAGTAGACTTGAGGCTTTTTTTCTTATTGCTTCGTCAAAATAATCGGGCCATCTTCCGTAATCGCAATCGTGTGCTCATACTGTGCGGACAGTCCGCCGTCAATCGTGCGCGCGGTCCAGCCGTCGCTATCGATCTTGCTCTGCCATGCTCCGGTATTCAGCATCGGCTCGATGGTCATGACCATGCCGGCTTTCAGACGAATGCCGCGGCCTGGAGGGCCGTAATGCGGCACTTGCGGCTCTTCATGCATGTCGCGTCCAATGCCGTGACCGATGAATTCACGAACGACCGAGAAGCCGTTCTCTTCCGCATACTTCTGAATCGCATTCGATACATCGCCCATCCGGTTGCCGACAACCGCTTGCTCGATGCCTTTATACATGGATTCTTCGGTCACCGTAAGCAAACGCTGTGCCTGCTCGGAGACGTTGCCGACCGCATAGGACCATGCGGAATCAGCCAGCCATCCGTTTAAATTGACAACCATATCAATGGTAACGATGTCGCCGTCCTTCAGCGGTGTCGCCGACGGGAAACCGTGGCAGATGACATCGTTGATGGAAGCGCATGTTGCGTAAGCGTAGCCTTTGTACCCTTTCTGCTCGGGCGATGCACCATGCTTCGCAAGAAACTTCTCAACGAATTGGTCAATTTCATTCGTTGTAACGCCGGGTTTGATCATACCCGCGATTTCGCGGTGGCAAGCTGCGAGAATTTCGCCTGCTTTGCGCATATTTTCGATTTCTTCTTTAGTTTTAATGATAATCATGTTACACCTCTTTAATGGTCAATTATAGAGAAAAAATTGTCCGGCGTAAAGAAACGAGCCGCGCTTAGGTATAGAAGTCTTGCTCCGCAAATGACATAATAAAGCTAGGCCGCATAAAGCTGACGGAAGGGGAGCTTGGATGAAAGGTTTTGGCATTTACAAGTCAAAGAAGTACTTACAGCGCGTATTAATCTCGATTATGTTATCGATGGTTATCGTCCTTATCGCGCTTACCCTCGTCAACACCTACGTGCTGGAGCAATCCGTCCGGCGCAATCAGGAGCAGTCCAACCTGAAGGTGCTGTCACAGATTCAATATAATCTCTCCTACATGAACGAAATCATAAGCCACTTATCGAATTACGTGAACAAGGATAATCAGATTGCTGCCATGCTGTTTGACCAGAAGCTGCCGAAGATGGACTGGATTCGCGGCTACAATCGGCTTCAGAGCTACATGGACAGTTCATCCTTCCTGCATTCTATCGCGGTATATAATCACACGCAAAATGAAATTTACGCCACCTCGACTCCTTTCCTTCTCGATGGCGGGATAACAAAAGCAAAAATCCGCTCTTGGCTGTTTGATCCGAACGAGCCTCACTCCACTTCACGACTAATACCGGTCAGCCTCGAACGAGAAGACGGGCAAATCGACGTCTTCGCCTATCTCGTCACGAATTCATTGAAACCGTTCTCAAGATCGGAATCCGCCATCATTCTCTATATTAAGTCAGACTGGGTATTCAATAGCTTGAAGAAAATGGATGCGGTGAGCAGCCAAGAAGGCGGAGAGATCTATATCGCCGATCAAGACGGTCAGCTCTTTTCTTCAGATCTGACGCAAGCCTCGGCCGGTGCATCGGAGAAAGAACAAATCAAGCAGCTCGTAGAGAAAGATAAAAGAGCGTACAGCAAGACATCCGGTTTCGTCGTTGGTTCGATTGACAAGCAGAAGCATCTCATCTCGTATATGGACGATGGCGTGCGCAATTGGACAATCATCTACGTTCAATCCTATGACAAGCTGATGAAGGATGTTAGGGAAACACGGATAAAGTCGATCGTCATCGCGGTCGTATTTCTCCTTATCGCAATCGGCATCTCGATTTGGCTGTCATATAAGCTTTACACGCCGATAGAGAGGATGCTGCGACGTATTCGGCTCCAGCTGCCTGACAAGAGAGGCAGTGGGCAGGCTCAGCCGGCATACGAAGGCGATGAATTCCATCTCATGAGCGACAATTATATGCGGCTGAGCCATAAGCTGCAGGAGATTAGCTCGGAGCAGATTGTGAACAAATATTATTTGCGCAAGTTTCTGACCGACAGCAGTCTGTTTACGCATCATGATATGTTGGAGCTCATCCAGAAGCATGGGCTTGATATCTCGGTATCCGACGAAATCGTCGTCTGTGTACTGAAAATCGATAATTACGAGATGTTTGACCGGAACACAACGGGTACATCGAAGAAGATGTACAGCTTCGCGATCGTTAACATCGCGCACGAAATCATGTCGCGCAGCTATCCTTGCGAGGCGGTAGAGGTGCGGGGCGATCATGTTGTTCTCATTGTCTCCAGAGGCGCAGAGGACGAGAAGCTGAGCTTCGGACAGGTCGTGCCGCTCATCAGTGAAATTCAGCAAACGATCGAGCATTATTATAATTTGTCGCTCTCCTGCGGCGTCAGCGATCCGTTCCAGCAATTTCCGTATATCTCGACGGCTTATAATCAAGCACAGCAATTATGTATGTACAAAATTATTGTAGGCAACAAAGCAATCATTACGTCGGATCAAGTACAGCCGAATTTGACCAGCAAGCAGAGCGTCATTCCCGACATCATCGAGCGGAGGCTGACCGAGGCGCTCAAGAAAGGGCAAATGTCCGAAGCGGGAAGCGAGCTCGAGAAGGCATTCACGATGCTGGCGAAGTTCCAGTATGATGACATGCTCCGCGCGTTGTCCAATCTGGCTTGGGCGATGAAGAATGCGGCGGCTGAAATTGCAAACAATCGGCTTATTAAACTCGACGTCGATCTCGAATACGCGACTCGTATGATCGAGGAGAAAGAATCGCTGGAAGAGATGTACATCACGCTGCTCTCGCTCTGCGCGAAGATCTGCGAAGGTCAGCGACCTGCCAGCATGGAGCGCAATGATATGATTCTGGAGACGATCAAGGAGCTGATCGAGCAGAAATATGCGGATATCAATCTCAGCCAGCAGTCGATTGCTTCGACCGTTAAGCTTACATCTGCTTATATCGGCAAGCTGTTCAAAGACAGCACCGGCGTCTCGATTACCGAATATATGAACGATGTGCGACTCCGGCATGCGCAGCAGCTGCTTGAGAATGACGATTACACCGTAATCGATATTATGGAGAAATGCGGGTATGCAAATCCGAGCTATTTCTTCCGTTTGTTCAAAGGGAAGTTTGGAAGTACGCCGAAGGAATATCGGATGAAGAAGTCGATTTCATAACGGCAAATATGGCTGAATAGGCCGCCGATTCTCACGAAACTCAAGTGAGAACGGCGGTCTTTTTGCTTTTATCTACATGAATTCGAACATTTTACACGCGTGTGCTGCAGCTTTTCGAAGATCGTATTCTAGCTGAATGAGGGGAGGCGGTGGCAAGATGTGAATCAGAAGGAGGCGGTCATCACTTATGAAATTAGGGTCACGAATCGGAAGATGGCTCAAAAGGGAATGGATCTATTTCCGCAAAAACCGAGAACTGCTCATGCTGGCGATACCCGGGATTGTGTACAAACTGCTTATCAGCTACATCCCGATGGTCGGCTTAATTCTCGCATTCAAGTTTTTCAGGTACGACCAAGGCATCTTCGGAAGCAGATGGGTCGGACTCGACAACTTCAAATTTCTATTCAAGGCGCAGGACGCGCAGCGCATCATTCGGAATACGCTTCTCTACAACTTCACTTACATCATTCTAGGCACTGCTGCGGCGCTGCTGTTCGCGCTTCTTCTTAATGAAGTGTCGGGCCGCATGGTGAAGCTGTACCAGACGACGATGTTTCTGCCGTACTTTATCTCACTCGTGCTCGTTGGGTATATCGCTTACGCCTTCCTTGAGCATAAGAGCGGATATATGAACAGCTTGCTTCAAAACCTTGGCTTCGCACCGCATAAATGGTATTTCGAAACGAAGCCGTGGTTATTCATCTTGCCTCTCGTTTCGATATGGAAAGGCGTAGGCTTCTCTACATTGGTTTATTACGCCGGGATCCTCGGAATTAACAGTGAGTACTATGAGGCCGCTAGGCTTGATGGAGCCTCAAGGCCGCAGATGATGATGCGCATTACGCTTCCGCTGCTGAAGCCGCTCGTTATCATCTTGTTCATCCTGGGGCTTGGCAACATCTTCAGAGGCGATTTCGGGCTGCATTATTTTGTACCGAACAATGTAGGGATGAACTTTCCGACGACGGATATTATCGACACGTATGTGTACCGCGCGCTGACGAAGCTCGGAGACATCAACTCGGCCGCTGCCGTCGGCTTCCTGCAATCCGTCGTGGGCCTTGTGACAATCGTCTCGGCGAACTATCTGGTGCGCAGACTCGATAAGGAAAGCTCTCTATTCTAGGAGGAATGCATGCTATGCCGCTGACAAAGCTGGAGCGAAGCTCCAACTACTTCATTAACGCTTTCTTCATTATCGTTTGTGCGCTAATTACGGTACCTTTTCTGCTCGTCATTGCCGTATCGATTTCATCCGAGGATAGCCTCGTTCAATATGGCTACCGTTTCATTCCGCACGAGATAAGCTTCGAGGCGTTCCGAATTGTGTTCAAGGAGCCGAGCATTATGCTTCGAGGCTACGGCGTCACCATCATGATAACCGTAATTGGAACGGTTATCGCATTATTTCTCACCGCGTTAACCGCTTATCCGATCTCACGGCGGGACTTCCGCTATCAACGTCCGATTACTTTCTATGTCTTCTTCACGATGCTGTTCAACGGCGGCTTGGTCCCGTTCTACATTCTGATGACGCAATATTTTCACCTTAAGAACACGCTCGGTGCACTCATCATTCCGCTGCTGCTCAGCCCTTACAACATTCTCATCATGAAAGGCTTCCTGGACAAAATCTCGATGGAAATCATTGAATCTGCCAAGGTGGATGGGGCGAGCGAGACGCGAATCTTCCTGCAGATGATACTGCCTCTGTCGACGCCGGCACTAGCGACGCTTGGATTATTTATCTCCTTCGCCTATTGGAATGACTGGTTCACCGCGCTCCTCTTTATCGACAACGACAAGTATGTGCCGCTGCAGCTGCTGCTCGTGCGCATCCTGTCGCAAATCGAGTTTCTGGCGAATTCACCGCTGGCGGAAGCGGCAGATAAGCTGCAATTCGCGAATTTCCCGACACTGTCCGTACGTATGGCGATGGCGATTCTGGCCGGGGGGCCGATGCTGGTTATCTTCCCGTTCTTCCAGAAGTATTTTGTCCGGGGCATTACCGTTGGTTCGCTGAAAGGCTGATAAAATTCTGCTGGATTATGAAGGGAGGTGAGCGGGCGTAAGAAAAACTTGATTAATTAAAAGGTATGGGGTTAACTAAATTTGAGAGGTGTGTCGTTCATGAA
This window harbors:
- a CDS encoding AraC family transcriptional regulator, with product MKGFGIYKSKKYLQRVLISIMLSMVIVLIALTLVNTYVLEQSVRRNQEQSNLKVLSQIQYNLSYMNEIISHLSNYVNKDNQIAAMLFDQKLPKMDWIRGYNRLQSYMDSSSFLHSIAVYNHTQNEIYATSTPFLLDGGITKAKIRSWLFDPNEPHSTSRLIPVSLEREDGQIDVFAYLVTNSLKPFSRSESAIILYIKSDWVFNSLKKMDAVSSQEGGEIYIADQDGQLFSSDLTQASAGASEKEQIKQLVEKDKRAYSKTSGFVVGSIDKQKHLISYMDDGVRNWTIIYVQSYDKLMKDVRETRIKSIVIAVVFLLIAIGISIWLSYKLYTPIERMLRRIRLQLPDKRGSGQAQPAYEGDEFHLMSDNYMRLSHKLQEISSEQIVNKYYLRKFLTDSSLFTHHDMLELIQKHGLDISVSDEIVVCVLKIDNYEMFDRNTTGTSKKMYSFAIVNIAHEIMSRSYPCEAVEVRGDHVVLIVSRGAEDEKLSFGQVVPLISEIQQTIEHYYNLSLSCGVSDPFQQFPYISTAYNQAQQLCMYKIIVGNKAIITSDQVQPNLTSKQSVIPDIIERRLTEALKKGQMSEAGSELEKAFTMLAKFQYDDMLRALSNLAWAMKNAAAEIANNRLIKLDVDLEYATRMIEEKESLEEMYITLLSLCAKICEGQRPASMERNDMILETIKELIEQKYADINLSQQSIASTVKLTSAYIGKLFKDSTGVSITEYMNDVRLRHAQQLLENDDYTVIDIMEKCGYANPSYFFRLFKGKFGSTPKEYRMKKSIS
- a CDS encoding ABC transporter permease, whose amino-acid sequence is MKLGSRIGRWLKREWIYFRKNRELLMLAIPGIVYKLLISYIPMVGLILAFKFFRYDQGIFGSRWVGLDNFKFLFKAQDAQRIIRNTLLYNFTYIILGTAAALLFALLLNEVSGRMVKLYQTTMFLPYFISLVLVGYIAYAFLEHKSGYMNSLLQNLGFAPHKWYFETKPWLFILPLVSIWKGVGFSTLVYYAGILGINSEYYEAARLDGASRPQMMMRITLPLLKPLVIILFILGLGNIFRGDFGLHYFVPNNVGMNFPTTDIIDTYVYRALTKLGDINSAAAVGFLQSVVGLVTIVSANYLVRRLDKESSLF
- a CDS encoding carbohydrate ABC transporter permease; its protein translation is MPLTKLERSSNYFINAFFIIVCALITVPFLLVIAVSISSEDSLVQYGYRFIPHEISFEAFRIVFKEPSIMLRGYGVTIMITVIGTVIALFLTALTAYPISRRDFRYQRPITFYVFFTMLFNGGLVPFYILMTQYFHLKNTLGALIIPLLLSPYNILIMKGFLDKISMEIIESAKVDGASETRIFLQMILPLSTPALATLGLFISFAYWNDWFTALLFIDNDKYVPLQLLLVRILSQIEFLANSPLAEAADKLQFANFPTLSVRMAMAILAGGPMLVIFPFFQKYFVRGITVGSLKG